A DNA window from Fragaria vesca subsp. vesca linkage group LG3, FraVesHawaii_1.0, whole genome shotgun sequence contains the following coding sequences:
- the LOC101313100 gene encoding uncharacterized protein LOC101313100 isoform 2 has product MDCVWLMQVGGGYLTDRGVWRRRDWTHFGSSHQFGAVRVPMVGLKRPEFGARPTAELSLDVLEKWILEVYGDVKTGPHVNLEFKAEGPIWKAGKVYRLDADQDVHILQLSWTLPCLGQHYCKGPEFYVHHLLVQEGRENLHFYLKARGWAAYLGASVSRYPVNDVFCMIIYLTDSGSRGELLQR; this is encoded by the exons ATGGACTGTGTGTGGCTGATGCAAGTTGGTGGCGGTTATCTGACAGATCGTGGTGTCTGGAGGAGGAGGGACTGGACCCATTTCGGTTCGTCTCATCAATTTGGGGCTGTTCGGGTTCCAATGGTGGGACTAAAGAGGCCGGAATTTGGAGCTCGACCGACGGCGGAATTG TCACTCGATGTACTGGAGAAGTGGATTCTGGAAGTGTATGGAGATGTCAAAACAGGTCCCCATGTAAATCTGGAGTTCAAGGCAGAAGGTCCAATTTGGAAAGCTGGAAAAGTTTACAGGCTAGACGCTGATCAAGATGTTCATATACTGCAATTGTCATGGACACTTCCATGCCTTGGTCAACACTATTGTAAAGGCCCAGAGTTTTATGTACATCATCTCCTTGTTCAGG AGGGCAGGGAAAATTTGCATTTCTACCTCAAAGCAAGAGGGTGGGCAGCATATCTAGGTGCTTCAGTGAGCCGCTATCCTGTGAACGATGTCTTTTGCATGATCATATACCTCACTGACTCTGGAAG CAGAGGTGAATTATTGCAGAGATAA
- the LOC101313100 gene encoding uncharacterized protein LOC101313100 isoform 1, producing the protein MDCVWLMQVGGGYLTDRGVWRRRDWTHFGSSHQFGAVRVPMVGLKRPEFGARPTAELSLDVLEKWILEVYGDVKTGPHVNLEFKAEGPIWKAGKVYRLDADQDVHILQLSWTLPCLGQHYCKGPEFYVHHLLVQEGRENLHFYLKARGWAAYLGASVSRYPVNDVFCMIIYLTDSGRYYSYSMNFMA; encoded by the exons ATGGACTGTGTGTGGCTGATGCAAGTTGGTGGCGGTTATCTGACAGATCGTGGTGTCTGGAGGAGGAGGGACTGGACCCATTTCGGTTCGTCTCATCAATTTGGGGCTGTTCGGGTTCCAATGGTGGGACTAAAGAGGCCGGAATTTGGAGCTCGACCGACGGCGGAATTG TCACTCGATGTACTGGAGAAGTGGATTCTGGAAGTGTATGGAGATGTCAAAACAGGTCCCCATGTAAATCTGGAGTTCAAGGCAGAAGGTCCAATTTGGAAAGCTGGAAAAGTTTACAGGCTAGACGCTGATCAAGATGTTCATATACTGCAATTGTCATGGACACTTCCATGCCTTGGTCAACACTATTGTAAAGGCCCAGAGTTTTATGTACATCATCTCCTTGTTCAGG AGGGCAGGGAAAATTTGCATTTCTACCTCAAAGCAAGAGGGTGGGCAGCATATCTAGGTGCTTCAGTGAGCCGCTATCCTGTGAACGATGTCTTTTGCATGATCATATACCTCACTGACTCTGGAAGGTACTATTCCTATTCTATGAATTTTATGGCATAA